A window of the Desulfobacula toluolica Tol2 genome harbors these coding sequences:
- a CDS encoding putative quinol monooxygenase produces the protein MINVIASIQIKEGRLSEFIEIFKSNIPRVLEEKGCIEYVPTIDVHADLPPQQLNPNGVTIIEKWDRLEDLKAHLSSSHMLSYRKKTEHLVDNMSVKVLEQV, from the coding sequence ATGATAAATGTAATTGCATCAATACAAATTAAAGAAGGCCGATTGTCAGAATTTATTGAGATTTTTAAATCAAACATTCCAAGAGTTCTTGAAGAGAAAGGATGTATAGAGTATGTTCCAACCATTGATGTTCATGCAGATTTACCCCCTCAGCAGTTGAATCCAAACGGTGTCACAATAATTGAGAAATGGGACAGGCTGGAGGATTTAAAAGCTCATCTGTCATCATCACATATGCTTTCATACAGAAAAAAAACAGAGCATCTTGTTGATAATATGTCCGTCAAAGTGCTGGAACAAGTGTGA
- a CDS encoding 4Fe-4S dicluster domain-containing protein, producing the protein MDEKLKKYILIGLWVAAAASLVWFFASELNINALFAIMLCVAAAMGWWSMMFKITEKMRNIGIISMSSFWTIIAFFMFFPFPAPEAPQYIQGEVHRFSEMNHGFGRAYMGVLGPQINNHGYVYTDKEMIEPLAKARGGKKPSFTTTLPLSRALFGATTLLDGLRAPDQVQGEPVKVLKYPWTTFEGAHRDKKIGWNKGDVLLGNVAGKLGYKTAKYTPEENALMVKEIGLWLGSEDVGICRVDPRWFFSHDIMTAGTPLPLEKVEELKYGIQVFTDQRWRRVLNDPGWSWWSITKSGQAYSTSAFIAVRLAQTLRDMGYAARVGHGGINYETIETPFSVYCGLGEYGRLSDAVVPSVGGLRFKSATILTDFPMAVDPPRQSYGVTRFCSHCDRCARSCPVNAIPMGKRTIENGIEMWHVDKDKCVRFRTGNLNGNCCNECLKSCPYNKPATAFHLMGNYMLKHSYLAPFLFGNVNGVGLEDWLDYQYGTESKQFGVNRPARWILENPGFKTEFPRKVGRYIYTEEDRSPDEEWATGVGAKMGKVGVTYKGIQWGEIPARLLDENGRSKNVHWDNPKGELDKDVKAIGKVLTKEEADAMLKEGKAFSGGWYKKDEDVYPRRSKYEKGTWSYEKAADDWAL; encoded by the coding sequence ATGGATGAAAAACTGAAAAAATACATACTGATCGGTCTATGGGTGGCCGCAGCAGCATCTTTGGTATGGTTTTTTGCATCTGAGCTGAACATCAACGCTCTTTTTGCAATCATGCTGTGTGTTGCCGCTGCCATGGGCTGGTGGAGCATGATGTTTAAAATTACTGAAAAAATGCGGAACATTGGAATTATTTCCATGTCGAGTTTCTGGACAATCATCGCATTTTTCATGTTCTTTCCTTTTCCCGCACCTGAAGCACCTCAGTATATCCAGGGCGAGGTTCACCGGTTCAGCGAAATGAACCATGGATTCGGAAGGGCATATATGGGGGTTTTAGGGCCTCAGATCAACAACCACGGATATGTCTACACAGACAAGGAAATGATTGAACCCCTTGCCAAGGCACGTGGCGGTAAAAAACCAAGCTTTACAACAACACTTCCCCTGTCACGGGCATTGTTTGGTGCCACTACGCTGCTGGACGGTCTTCGGGCACCGGACCAGGTACAGGGCGAGCCAGTAAAGGTTCTCAAATACCCCTGGACTACATTTGAAGGCGCCCACCGGGATAAAAAAATTGGGTGGAACAAAGGAGATGTTCTTCTGGGCAATGTTGCCGGAAAACTGGGCTATAAAACAGCCAAATACACGCCTGAAGAAAACGCTCTCATGGTCAAGGAAATCGGACTGTGGCTGGGTTCTGAAGATGTGGGAATCTGCAGGGTCGACCCGAGATGGTTCTTTTCTCATGATATCATGACAGCGGGCACCCCTCTGCCCCTTGAAAAAGTTGAGGAACTCAAATACGGCATCCAGGTTTTCACGGATCAGAGATGGCGAAGAGTTTTAAATGATCCGGGCTGGTCTTGGTGGAGCATCACAAAAAGCGGCCAGGCATACAGCACCAGTGCTTTTATTGCCGTGCGCCTTGCCCAGACACTCAGGGATATGGGATATGCGGCAAGGGTTGGTCATGGCGGTATCAATTATGAAACCATTGAAACTCCGTTTTCCGTTTATTGCGGGCTGGGTGAATATGGCCGGTTGAGCGATGCTGTTGTGCCGTCTGTTGGAGGATTGCGGTTTAAATCCGCCACCATCCTGACGGATTTTCCCATGGCCGTAGATCCTCCCCGCCAGTCCTACGGGGTTACCCGGTTTTGCAGTCATTGTGACCGGTGCGCCCGTTCCTGCCCGGTGAATGCCATTCCCATGGGAAAAAGAACCATTGAGAACGGAATTGAAATGTGGCATGTGGACAAGGATAAATGTGTCCGGTTCAGAACCGGAAACCTAAACGGCAACTGCTGCAACGAGTGCCTGAAATCCTGTCCTTACAACAAACCGGCCACAGCTTTCCATCTTATGGGCAATTACATGCTCAAGCATTCGTATCTTGCACCCTTTCTTTTCGGAAACGTCAATGGTGTGGGCCTTGAAGACTGGCTCGACTATCAATACGGCACGGAATCAAAACAATTCGGAGTAAACCGTCCTGCACGGTGGATACTTGAAAATCCGGGATTTAAAACCGAATTTCCCCGAAAAGTCGGACGTTACATCTATACGGAAGAAGACAGAAGCCCGGATGAAGAGTGGGCAACGGGTGTAGGTGCCAAAATGGGTAAGGTAGGCGTGACTTACAAAGGCATTCAATGGGGTGAAATTCCAGCCCGTTTACTTGATGAAAACGGAAGAAGCAAAAATGTGCATTGGGACAACCCCAAAGGGGAGCTTGACAAGGATGTCAAGGCCATTGGAAAAGTGCTGACCAAAGAGGAAGCCGATGCCATGCTCAAGGAAGGAAAGGCCTTTTCCGGCGGATGGTATAAAAAAGACGAAGATGTTTATCCGAGGCGGTCAAAATATGAAAAAGGCACCTGGTCCTATGAAAAGGCTGCGGATGACTGGGCTCTGTAA
- a CDS encoding peptidylprolyl isomerase yields MKKIPLIICLIPALFIGLFYGITAAASSLNDEVQSDEKEGVVVAVINGSKIYRTALDLEVKSLTAHLLSLGDPVPKSDEPEIRKKALESLINAEILYTAGLKAGYDIDAALIDQEIQQVKDQFETPADYQKMLESIHFTENQLRRHFKKGLVVKNFVEQEFEKKVIVTPRDIRQYYTDHPEKFNRPEEVKASHILIKLDENATPAQKINAKKEIETILAQIKAGKDFATLAKALSQCPSNSDGGDLGYFKRGVMEKSFEDAAFSLEPGQSSGIVLTSFGYHIITVTGKKLESTVPFEKAEKRIQRHLTLHRSKALLDKFVDLQRQSATIDIEKQPEA; encoded by the coding sequence ATGAAAAAAATACCTCTTATTATTTGTTTAATACCAGCTCTGTTTATTGGGCTGTTTTACGGCATCACAGCTGCAGCTTCTTCGTTAAACGATGAGGTACAGTCAGATGAAAAAGAAGGTGTTGTTGTTGCCGTGATCAACGGATCAAAAATTTACAGGACAGCTCTGGATCTTGAGGTTAAAAGCCTTACCGCCCATCTTCTGAGCCTGGGTGATCCAGTGCCCAAGTCAGATGAACCTGAAATAAGAAAAAAAGCCCTGGAAAGCCTTATTAATGCCGAAATCCTATATACGGCAGGCCTGAAAGCCGGATATGATATTGATGCAGCATTAATTGACCAGGAAATTCAACAGGTTAAAGATCAATTTGAAACACCCGCTGATTATCAAAAAATGCTTGAAAGCATCCATTTTACTGAAAATCAATTGAGACGACATTTTAAAAAAGGCCTGGTTGTTAAAAATTTTGTGGAGCAGGAATTTGAAAAAAAAGTGATCGTAACTCCCCGGGATATCCGGCAATATTACACTGATCATCCTGAAAAATTCAACCGGCCGGAAGAAGTTAAGGCCAGCCATATTCTTATCAAGCTGGATGAAAACGCCACACCTGCACAGAAAATAAATGCAAAAAAAGAAATTGAAACCATCCTGGCCCAGATCAAGGCAGGCAAAGATTTTGCCACCCTTGCAAAAGCCCTGTCCCAATGCCCCAGCAACAGCGATGGGGGAGATCTTGGCTATTTTAAAAGAGGAGTCATGGAAAAAAGCTTTGAAGATGCCGCTTTTTCACTTGAACCCGGCCAATCAAGCGGTATTGTCTTAACAAGTTTTGGATATCACATTATCACTGTCACCGGCAAAAAGCTTGAAAGCACGGTTCCTTTTGAAAAAGCTGAAAAAAGAATCCAGCGGCATTTGACCCTCCATCGATCCAAGGCGCTTTTAGATAAATTTGTAGACCTGCAGAGGCAATCGGCAACCATTGATATTGAGAAACAGCCGGAGGCATAA
- a CDS encoding 4Fe-4S dicluster domain-containing protein — protein MENSNREKKRSYAGLLMLILFLGIAGGVYVIQTDLKKIFPGTYPGVVPPIQAKFFFLRDMIEIRLSREPSSDRIVIFAYDDAGRQVTILKPIYDRVVKVMPGDLADFRVDFTKGKTPGFEVFKKANNLMEEVNFFDLMIAAKAENLKFGVQECLYPACSMCVSVCPVIANGVITMPRLEDGRIHPVIKHGGCPRSGKCFSLCKMGVIYKTDLRLSIKPEYLDKGNEDWSYFDTKKGRQQ, from the coding sequence ATGGAAAATTCTAACCGTGAAAAAAAACGGTCCTATGCAGGGCTTTTGATGCTGATTTTGTTTCTTGGTATTGCCGGAGGGGTATATGTGATTCAAACCGATCTGAAAAAAATATTTCCCGGCACCTATCCAGGTGTTGTGCCTCCCATTCAGGCAAAGTTCTTTTTTTTACGAGACATGATTGAAATAAGGCTGTCCAGGGAGCCGTCATCAGACCGGATTGTTATTTTTGCCTATGATGATGCGGGCCGCCAGGTGACAATCTTAAAACCCATATATGACCGGGTGGTGAAAGTTATGCCGGGTGATCTTGCCGACTTTCGTGTTGATTTTACAAAAGGGAAAACCCCTGGATTCGAGGTTTTTAAAAAAGCCAATAATCTTATGGAAGAGGTGAATTTTTTTGACCTTATGATTGCTGCAAAAGCCGAAAATTTAAAATTCGGGGTTCAAGAATGCCTTTATCCTGCGTGTTCCATGTGTGTATCTGTCTGCCCGGTCATTGCAAACGGGGTGATCACCATGCCGCGCCTGGAAGATGGGCGCATACACCCCGTTATTAAACATGGCGGGTGTCCGCGATCCGGCAAATGTTTTTCTTTGTGTAAAATGGGGGTTATCTATAAGACGGATTTGCGGCTGAGCATAAAACCGGAATATTTGGATAAAGGCAATGAGGACTGGTCATATTTTGATACAAAAAAAGGAAGACAGCAATAA
- the thiM gene encoding hydroxyethylthiazole kinase has translation MTLQPANIFKDVEKIRENAPLVHNITNYVVMNTTANALLAIGASPVMAHAVQEVEDLAGIAGALVLNIGTLNDGWIDAMFRAAKTAKSKQVPIVLDPVGAGATPYRTQTAKDLIQAFAPSIIRGNGSEIMALCGQSQSTKGVDSTSESNQAVDAAKTLVREIGCTVCVTGETDYIVSAQTLYEVKNGHALMPRVTGLGCTATAICGAFAAVNPEFDKAAAHAMAVMGIAGEIAAEISSGPGTLQVNFIDALYQLSETDIKKRLKA, from the coding sequence ATGACCCTGCAACCCGCAAATATATTTAAAGATGTTGAAAAAATAAGAGAAAATGCCCCTCTTGTTCACAATATAACCAATTATGTGGTGATGAACACCACGGCCAATGCCCTGTTAGCCATAGGTGCGTCCCCGGTCATGGCCCATGCTGTGCAGGAAGTTGAAGATCTGGCAGGGATTGCCGGAGCCCTGGTTCTGAATATCGGTACCTTGAACGATGGATGGATTGATGCAATGTTCAGGGCGGCAAAAACAGCAAAATCAAAACAGGTTCCCATTGTCCTGGACCCGGTAGGGGCGGGTGCCACACCCTATCGTACCCAAACAGCAAAGGATCTGATTCAGGCCTTTGCTCCATCCATCATCCGGGGGAATGGATCGGAAATTATGGCATTGTGCGGTCAAAGCCAATCCACAAAAGGAGTTGACAGCACCAGTGAATCGAATCAGGCTGTTGACGCCGCAAAAACCCTGGTTCGTGAAATCGGCTGCACCGTGTGTGTCACCGGGGAAACTGATTATATTGTCTCTGCTCAAACTTTATACGAAGTTAAAAACGGCCATGCCTTAATGCCAAGGGTAACCGGTTTGGGATGCACTGCCACGGCCATTTGCGGTGCTTTTGCCGCAGTCAATCCTGAATTCGACAAAGCTGCTGCCCATGCAATGGCAGTCATGGGGATTGCCGGGGAAATTGCTGCTGAAATTTCATCGGGTCCTGGAACGCTTCAGGTCAATTTTATTGATGCGCTTTACCAATTGTCTGAAACTGATATCAAAAAGCGCTTAAAAGCATAG
- a CDS encoding 4Fe-4S dicluster domain-containing protein, which yields MFLALYTSCVIICVGLLIYSIVFQIINKRLQVMLCTECRQCMAVCPLLSKGCNPMEIMLGAKIDQLDQVMGQGGALCVSCKKCQKACPRGLAPFEEVEKWKNLNLE from the coding sequence ATGTTTCTGGCCCTGTACACTTCCTGCGTGATTATCTGCGTAGGGCTTTTGATCTATTCGATTGTTTTTCAAATCATCAACAAACGTCTCCAGGTTATGCTCTGTACGGAATGCCGTCAATGCATGGCAGTCTGTCCGCTACTGTCCAAGGGGTGCAACCCAATGGAAATCATGCTGGGTGCTAAAATTGATCAGCTTGACCAGGTCATGGGGCAGGGCGGGGCTTTGTGCGTGAGCTGCAAAAAATGCCAAAAGGCTTGTCCCAGGGGACTTGCACCCTTTGAGGAAGTTGAAAAATGGAAAAACCTTAACCTGGAATAA
- the efpL gene encoding elongation factor P-like protein EfpL, with amino-acid sequence MPKACELKKGNVVEINNDAYMVKHIDVKTPSARGAVTLYKIRFNNIKTKQKYEESYKGNDMLNEVALLKRPVQYLYPDGALHVFMDSQEYSQYMIENDAIEDELVWITDGMEGLVALIIDENMVSIEIPNALVFEISETAPGIKGASASARTKPATLSNGVEIQIPEYLEAGDMIKVNTETKKFMSKA; translated from the coding sequence ATGCCCAAGGCTTGTGAGTTGAAAAAAGGGAATGTTGTTGAGATAAATAATGACGCTTACATGGTTAAACATATTGATGTTAAAACTCCATCGGCAAGAGGAGCTGTAACCCTTTACAAGATAAGATTCAACAACATTAAGACCAAACAAAAATATGAAGAAAGCTACAAGGGAAATGATATGCTCAATGAAGTGGCTCTCTTGAAACGACCTGTACAATATCTATATCCAGACGGCGCTTTGCATGTATTCATGGACAGCCAGGAGTATTCCCAGTACATGATAGAAAACGATGCAATAGAAGATGAACTTGTCTGGATCACGGATGGTATGGAAGGCCTTGTTGCCCTTATCATTGATGAGAATATGGTTTCCATTGAAATTCCAAATGCCCTTGTTTTTGAAATATCTGAAACTGCTCCCGGCATCAAAGGTGCGAGTGCATCAGCAAGAACCAAACCCGCAACCCTTTCAAACGGCGTTGAGATTCAGATCCCGGAATATCTTGAAGCAGGAGACATGATCAAGGTCAATACAGAAACAAAAAAATTCATGTCCAAGGCCTGA
- a CDS encoding peptidase U32 family protein, translated as MKNKFELMAPGGDIDSIKAAILAGADAVYCGLIKFNARNRAANINFEDLNGILNLAHKHNCKVFLTLNIIILESEIPALVRLLNKVVNTKIDGVIVQDSGLFYLLSKYFKDLEIHASTQCTTHNKGQILFLNKLAAARVNLSRELNIDEIKELTPIARENNISTEVFVHGSYCISFSGLCYISSILGGNSGNRGRCSQPCRDRYMTTPAGKDFPLNLKDNSAYFDLKNLYDAGVDSLKIEGRIKKFHYVYTVVNCWKKQILNFYDHGGVDNAYNADNTDYAATNTDNTKNLTSDNIDLYKVFNRDFSNAYLKGDINKHMFIDNPRDNSAKHLFEIKKKSKSCSATNSMEKIKQELYDEKTKIITTVKDRIKDLSIAKTPLTISISGKTNAPLKISAKTPETSFAVFSKNNLINADKHTIDHSAIEKRFKSLNNTKFYIEQIDLKNLQKDLFIPFQELTSMKNEIAFLLNGSKPIVAPIKVPVLNKQSKLKTKPSLCVLISSPKDLYLCNTTSADIYYKLPDCLENKIAELIELFQKNKNLIAWFPPVLIGKSYTAAVEFLKQVQPKLIVTNNTGIAYKAYENKIAWIAGPYLNNTNSFSLLCIKEKFNCCGSFISNEINKNQIKRIVSPDDFKLYYSIYHPILLLTSRQCLFHQTIGCKKTKIDDECIQECNKSCSITNLKKVCFLIDKKKGDYHCMYNNINFLNTDIVTDLPDLFSGFFIDLRDIKTGTKIDTMDMDKSGIVRLFENLINGSPDSRPDSKPDSKPDSKPDSKPDSKPDSKPDSKPDSKKELKQIIHPSTNAQYKTGI; from the coding sequence ATGAAAAACAAGTTTGAATTAATGGCACCTGGCGGAGACATTGATTCCATAAAGGCCGCCATCCTGGCAGGAGCGGATGCAGTATACTGTGGGCTGATTAAATTTAATGCCAGAAACAGGGCGGCAAATATAAATTTTGAAGATTTAAACGGAATTTTAAATCTTGCTCATAAGCACAACTGCAAAGTTTTTCTAACCCTGAATATAATCATACTGGAAAGTGAAATTCCAGCTCTTGTAAGATTGCTTAACAAAGTTGTAAACACAAAGATTGACGGCGTAATTGTTCAGGATTCAGGATTGTTTTATTTGTTGTCCAAATATTTTAAAGACCTTGAAATACATGCATCCACACAATGCACCACACATAATAAAGGCCAGATACTTTTTTTAAATAAACTTGCTGCTGCCCGGGTTAATCTGTCACGAGAGTTGAATATTGATGAGATAAAAGAGTTGACCCCAATTGCCCGTGAAAACAATATCTCAACCGAAGTGTTTGTCCATGGGTCCTATTGCATCTCTTTTTCAGGACTTTGTTACATAAGTTCCATTCTCGGAGGCAATTCAGGAAATCGAGGCCGCTGCAGTCAACCTTGCAGAGACAGATATATGACCACCCCTGCGGGCAAGGATTTTCCTCTTAATCTTAAGGATAATTCAGCATACTTTGATCTCAAAAACCTGTATGATGCAGGGGTTGATTCCCTTAAAATAGAAGGAAGAATAAAAAAATTTCATTATGTATATACCGTGGTGAACTGCTGGAAAAAACAAATCCTGAATTTTTATGACCATGGCGGAGTCGATAATGCTTACAATGCAGATAACACAGATTATGCAGCAACTAATACAGACAATACAAAAAATTTAACAAGTGACAACATTGACCTTTATAAAGTTTTTAACCGGGATTTTTCAAATGCCTATTTAAAGGGAGATATTAATAAACATATGTTTATTGATAATCCCCGGGATAATTCAGCAAAGCATCTTTTTGAGATAAAAAAAAAGAGCAAAAGCTGTTCGGCAACCAACAGCATGGAAAAAATCAAACAAGAACTTTATGATGAAAAAACAAAAATTATAACAACAGTTAAAGACAGAATCAAAGATTTAAGCATAGCAAAAACTCCTTTAACCATAAGCATCTCAGGAAAAACAAATGCCCCTTTGAAAATATCGGCAAAAACACCTGAAACTTCATTTGCTGTATTTTCAAAAAACAATCTTATCAATGCAGACAAACACACCATTGACCATAGCGCCATAGAAAAAAGATTTAAGAGCTTGAATAATACAAAATTTTACATTGAGCAGATAGACTTAAAAAATCTGCAAAAAGATCTTTTTATACCGTTTCAAGAACTCACTTCAATGAAAAATGAAATTGCATTCCTCTTAAACGGCTCAAAACCTATTGTTGCACCGATTAAAGTTCCCGTCTTAAACAAACAAAGCAAATTAAAAACCAAACCCTCTCTTTGTGTATTGATATCCTCCCCAAAGGATCTGTACCTGTGCAATACAACTTCAGCCGATATCTATTATAAGCTCCCTGATTGCCTTGAAAATAAAATTGCCGAACTCATAGAACTTTTCCAAAAAAATAAAAATTTAATTGCCTGGTTCCCGCCTGTTTTGATAGGAAAAAGCTATACTGCGGCAGTGGAATTTCTCAAGCAGGTGCAACCAAAACTCATTGTAACAAACAACACCGGAATCGCTTACAAAGCCTATGAAAACAAAATTGCCTGGATCGCAGGGCCTTATCTTAACAATACCAATTCCTTCAGTCTTTTATGCATAAAAGAAAAGTTTAATTGTTGCGGCTCATTTATTTCAAATGAAATCAATAAAAATCAAATAAAAAGGATTGTCAGTCCTGATGATTTCAAACTGTACTATAGTATATATCACCCTATTTTGCTTCTAACCAGCAGGCAATGCTTATTTCATCAGACCATTGGGTGCAAAAAAACCAAGATTGATGATGAATGTATTCAAGAGTGTAATAAATCCTGCTCAATCACAAATTTAAAAAAGGTTTGCTTTTTGATTGATAAAAAAAAGGGGGACTATCATTGCATGTATAATAATATTAATTTCCTGAATACAGATATTGTCACTGATTTGCCGGATCTTTTTTCCGGTTTTTTCATTGACTTAAGGGATATAAAAACCGGAACGAAAATTGATACAATGGATATGGATAAATCCGGAATCGTACGGCTTTTTGAGAATCTTATAAATGGAAGTCCTGATTCAAGACCTGATTCAAAACCTGATTCAAAACCTGATTCAAAACCTGATTCAAAACCTGATTCAAAACCTGATTCAAAACCTGATTCAAAACCTGATTCAAAAAAAGAACTCAAACAAATTATTCATCCATCCACCAACGCCCAATATAAAACAGGAATCTGA
- a CDS encoding reductive dehalogenase — MKSGWKWFEISSLLFLITLDALLFVLSTILFSEKMGRGLIISLSAFIFMSGVTFFFVKLKSKGCFENKKAKKQIIAALCAAGLFTLALFVPTEQSSRSDVLGSTDIKGEQQRYDAREQPGAELYTDMNDAVPTDQLTLSIYDICVGKVSYKVHRDGTPASPRIEVTNPQVLTDHIKDQAKALGARVVGVTELDSTYVFTNDHAGNPIRLSHPNAIVVGKDLKYTLASPTAPLPWEEMYSSIPEELAAALSGRVVKSAEKISDKDLEELKQAMRFFSEGGKTAVELARFIRGMGYSARAHYTRWSEVQIIPLAIKAGLGELARNGMIINKEMGPRGSFAVVTTDLPLVFDRPIRLGIKEFCNTCKKCADYCPVKAIPFGSPNWVRGALKWSVDGKRCGDYLVSNPKCLACIGSCPYNKPDNILHDAANFMVSKRSRLTNWLMVKIDDLLGYGQMAAPDPKFLEQLNQG, encoded by the coding sequence ATGAAATCGGGATGGAAATGGTTTGAGATATCAAGCCTTCTGTTTCTTATCACCCTGGATGCCTTGCTGTTTGTTCTCAGCACCATACTTTTTTCGGAAAAAATGGGCAGGGGGCTGATTATCAGTTTGAGTGCATTCATCTTTATGTCGGGCGTCACTTTTTTCTTTGTAAAATTAAAAAGCAAGGGCTGTTTTGAAAACAAAAAAGCAAAAAAACAGATCATTGCGGCCCTGTGTGCTGCCGGCCTGTTTACTCTGGCCCTTTTTGTTCCGACCGAGCAAAGCAGCCGTTCAGACGTTCTTGGCTCAACTGATATCAAGGGGGAACAGCAGCGGTATGATGCAAGGGAACAGCCGGGGGCGGAGCTGTATACTGATATGAACGATGCGGTTCCAACAGATCAGTTGACTCTTTCCATCTATGATATCTGTGTGGGAAAAGTTTCTTATAAAGTACACAGGGATGGAACACCTGCATCCCCCAGAATAGAGGTAACAAATCCCCAAGTCCTGACAGATCATATCAAGGATCAGGCAAAAGCACTGGGTGCAAGGGTGGTGGGCGTTACTGAACTTGATTCAACCTATGTGTTTACAAATGATCATGCAGGCAATCCCATCAGGCTTTCTCATCCCAATGCAATTGTCGTGGGAAAGGATCTTAAATATACACTGGCCAGCCCGACAGCTCCTCTTCCCTGGGAAGAGATGTATTCTTCCATTCCAGAGGAACTTGCTGCAGCCCTGTCCGGCCGGGTGGTTAAGTCGGCAGAAAAGATATCAGACAAAGATCTGGAAGAGTTGAAACAAGCCATGAGATTTTTTTCCGAAGGCGGAAAAACCGCAGTTGAACTGGCAAGGTTTATCCGGGGGATGGGGTATTCGGCAAGAGCCCATTATACCAGGTGGAGCGAGGTTCAGATCATTCCCCTTGCCATAAAGGCAGGGCTTGGAGAGCTGGCGCGAAACGGCATGATCATTAACAAAGAAATGGGGCCCAGGGGGTCGTTTGCCGTTGTTACAACTGATCTGCCCCTTGTGTTTGACCGGCCAATCAGGCTTGGTATCAAAGAGTTCTGCAATACCTGTAAAAAATGTGCTGATTATTGCCCTGTAAAAGCCATCCCTTTTGGTTCTCCAAATTGGGTCAGAGGCGCTTTGAAATGGTCTGTTGACGGGAAAAGATGCGGCGACTACCTGGTTTCCAATCCAAAATGCCTGGCCTGCATCGGGTCATGTCCTTATAACAAACCCGATAATATACTGCATGACGCAGCAAACTTTATGGTTTCAAAAAGATCCAGGCTGACCAACTGGCTGATGGTAAAAATAGACGATCTTCTGGGATACGGTCAAATGGCTGCGCCTGATCCCAAATTTCTTGAACAATTGAATCAGGGTTGA
- the thiD gene encoding bifunctional hydroxymethylpyrimidine kinase/phosphomethylpyrimidine kinase yields the protein MKSYYRALTIAGSDSGGGAGIQADLKTFSALGCFGMSAITALTAQNTRTVTGIFPVPPEFIGQQIDAVMEDIGTNAVKIGMLHSPEVIEIVARKLVHWKTSNIVLDPVMISKSGDKLLRDDAVKALKNVLIPGVTIITPNLPEASVLLGWEVTTREDMYRAAMELATLGCDNVLLKGGHLDHEDSSDLLYQKSTDTLTTLPGSRINTINSHGTGCTLSSALCAGLARGMDIETAVQNAKSYITGALLAGIDYKTGKGHGPVNHFYNIWPEK from the coding sequence ATGAAATCTTATTATAGAGCCTTGACCATAGCCGGATCGGACAGCGGCGGAGGTGCGGGTATCCAGGCTGATCTGAAGACATTTTCAGCTCTGGGCTGTTTTGGAATGTCGGCCATTACAGCCCTGACAGCCCAGAACACCCGGACAGTGACCGGTATTTTCCCGGTTCCTCCGGAATTTATCGGCCAGCAGATAGATGCGGTTATGGAAGACATTGGAACCAATGCCGTTAAAATCGGCATGCTTCATTCACCCGAGGTTATTGAAATTGTTGCCCGAAAACTGGTCCATTGGAAAACTTCCAATATCGTACTGGACCCTGTCATGATTTCCAAAAGCGGGGACAAGCTGCTTCGTGATGACGCAGTTAAGGCGTTGAAAAATGTTTTGATTCCAGGGGTGACAATCATCACTCCCAATCTGCCTGAAGCGTCCGTCCTTCTGGGTTGGGAGGTTACAACACGGGAAGACATGTACCGGGCCGCCATGGAACTTGCCACGCTGGGGTGTGACAATGTGTTGCTCAAGGGCGGACATCTCGACCATGAAGACAGCAGCGATCTTTTGTATCAAAAAAGTACGGATACCTTAACCACACTGCCGGGGTCACGCATTAACACCATTAACTCGCACGGGACCGGCTGCACATTGTCTTCAGCTCTCTGCGCCGGCCTTGCCAGGGGTATGGATATTGAAACAGCCGTGCAGAATGCCAAATCTTATATCACCGGAGCCCTTTTAGCCGGGATCGACTATAAAACAGGCAAGGGCCACGGCCCTGTCAATCATTTTTATAATATTTGGCCGGAGAAATAA